The following proteins are encoded in a genomic region of Victivallis lenta:
- a CDS encoding cellulase family glycosylhydrolase, giving the protein MKLRSFAAAVFAGAALSAATVTDETPRHSPQPGVYRIMFTGNSITMHGFNEGTIRDLGWDRQCGMAASKLENDHVHLFAARVAETRPGERIEICYNSSNACKTAEGRAEADRKTAALLPDLVILQAGEGAGSLSADEFEKWRAGYRTMLESCLALKPTPRVIAVGVWSPTGSGQAEYAPGSGEAKVEEAQREVCTELGVPFVSIARYAQNPACSGTGSSGGVKWHPNDAGMKGYADALFDAYRKTPGKPAIFTFDNPEALKGWSHTPELATELRPGFVRLLGRGGDAKIYRAITLPAGEYRVSGCGRGSNLTVALSRGWETPFFLLQLSNGNLEKWRSDSRPLKLEKEEKLMLSVFSSSADSKTNIAELKSVILTPESASTDEAGLPTPEVLGSRRPSPAVVRGFTLQNRDGLEEARNEWNANVVRKWIPAPDLTADAVFKQRMTEIGEYLAEARKHRLKVILAVDAAAFSGNSKADVSHNAFWSDPGLADRAAALWKRIAAALTPYRDVIYAYDLCNEPLDWDQMPFPPKEWRPTAIAATRAIRSVDPDTWIMYEPGPGGLHDGFQGLKPLPDEKVIYSVHYYSPHDFTHQGIHNITGTDLKEVQAKTNVRCGWDREKIRKHLQSVRDFEQKYRVPILVGEFSVVRWAPKEDAERYLADLVELFEEFGWSWCYHGLRDYHGWSLLHTETYGDLTPAKEETRRSRIIRAGLRKNLE; this is encoded by the coding sequence ATGAAGCTCAGAAGTTTCGCCGCCGCCGTCTTCGCCGGAGCGGCGCTCTCCGCCGCCACGGTCACCGACGAGACGCCGCGACACTCCCCGCAGCCCGGCGTCTACCGGATCATGTTCACCGGCAACAGCATCACGATGCACGGCTTCAACGAGGGGACCATCCGGGACCTCGGCTGGGACCGGCAGTGCGGCATGGCCGCGTCAAAGCTCGAAAACGACCACGTCCACCTCTTCGCCGCCCGTGTCGCCGAAACCCGGCCCGGAGAGCGGATTGAAATCTGCTACAACAGCAGCAACGCCTGCAAAACCGCGGAGGGACGGGCAGAAGCGGACCGCAAAACGGCCGCCCTGCTCCCGGATCTGGTGATCCTGCAGGCCGGAGAAGGCGCCGGCAGCCTCAGCGCCGACGAATTCGAAAAATGGCGTGCCGGTTACCGGACGATGCTCGAATCCTGTCTGGCGCTCAAGCCAACGCCCCGCGTGATCGCCGTCGGCGTCTGGAGTCCGACCGGCTCCGGGCAGGCCGAATATGCCCCCGGCTCCGGAGAGGCGAAGGTCGAAGAAGCGCAGCGGGAAGTCTGTACCGAGCTCGGCGTCCCTTTCGTCTCGATCGCCCGGTACGCCCAGAATCCGGCCTGTTCCGGGACCGGGAGCTCCGGCGGCGTCAAATGGCATCCGAACGACGCCGGGATGAAAGGCTATGCTGACGCGCTGTTCGACGCTTACCGGAAGACTCCGGGCAAACCCGCAATTTTCACGTTCGACAATCCCGAAGCGCTGAAGGGCTGGTCCCATACCCCGGAGCTCGCCACGGAACTCCGTCCGGGCTTCGTCCGGCTGCTGGGACGGGGCGGAGACGCGAAAATCTACCGGGCAATCACGCTGCCCGCCGGCGAGTACCGGGTCTCCGGCTGCGGTCGCGGCAGCAACCTGACCGTGGCGCTGTCGCGCGGCTGGGAGACTCCCTTTTTCCTGCTGCAGCTGAGCAACGGCAATCTTGAAAAGTGGCGGTCCGACTCGCGCCCGCTCAAGCTGGAGAAGGAGGAGAAGCTGATGCTGTCGGTCTTTTCGTCGAGTGCAGACTCCAAAACCAACATCGCCGAGCTGAAATCCGTCATTCTGACGCCGGAAAGCGCCTCCACTGACGAAGCGGGACTGCCGACGCCGGAAGTGCTCGGTTCCCGCCGCCCCTCCCCCGCCGTCGTCCGCGGCTTCACGCTCCAGAACAGGGACGGGCTCGAAGAGGCCCGCAACGAATGGAATGCCAATGTGGTCCGCAAATGGATTCCGGCCCCGGATCTCACCGCCGACGCCGTGTTCAAACAGCGGATGACGGAGATCGGGGAGTACCTCGCCGAAGCGCGCAAACACCGGCTCAAGGTCATTCTGGCCGTCGATGCGGCCGCGTTTTCGGGCAATTCCAAGGCCGATGTGTCGCATAACGCTTTCTGGAGCGATCCCGGACTGGCCGATCGGGCCGCCGCTCTTTGGAAAAGGATCGCTGCCGCCCTGACCCCGTACCGGGACGTGATTTACGCCTACGACCTCTGCAACGAACCGCTGGACTGGGACCAGATGCCCTTCCCGCCGAAGGAGTGGCGTCCGACCGCCATCGCCGCGACCCGGGCAATCCGTTCCGTGGACCCCGACACGTGGATCATGTACGAACCCGGCCCGGGCGGACTGCATGACGGTTTTCAGGGGCTGAAACCGCTGCCCGACGAAAAAGTCATTTACAGCGTGCACTACTATTCGCCTCACGACTTCACCCATCAGGGAATCCACAACATCACCGGCACCGACCTCAAAGAAGTTCAGGCGAAAACCAATGTCCGCTGCGGATGGGACCGGGAGAAGATCCGGAAACACCTGCAATCCGTCCGCGACTTCGAGCAGAAGTACCGGGTGCCGATCCTGGTCGGCGAATTCAGCGTGGTCCGCTGGGCTCCGAAGGAGGACGCCGAACGCTACCTTGCCGATCTGGTGGAGCTCTTCGAGGAGTTCGGCTGGTCCTGGTGCTATCACGGGCTGCGGGACTATCACGGCTGGAGTCTGCTCCACACGGAAACCTACGGCGACCTCACGCCGGCAAAGGAAGAGACCCGGCGCTCCCGAATCATCCGCGCCGGGCTGCGGAAAAACCTCGAATGA